In one Thermosipho ferrireducens genomic region, the following are encoded:
- a CDS encoding HAD-IIIA family hydrolase produces the protein MISQIVILTGGLGTRLRSAVKDIPKPMAPICGKPFLEYLVSLLKENGFKRFLFLTGYKSEVIKNYFHNGKKFGVKIDYVREEKLLGTAGAIFNAWEKLDDEFILINGDTFFDIQYEILLDFLYFRNVESLIVLKYSNNVSRYGFVEINDDYKVVKFIEKGKLPENYIDGYINGGIYYFRKKALKKYYNDYKGKNVSLENAIFPFLVKDRKLYGLPMGGEFVDIGIPKDYRNAQKLIPEILREERKPALFIDRDGTIIEDDGYIYGTNLVFKKEAIELMKKAENEGKLIIIVTNQAGVAKGKFTEKDSIMTTEYIIEYLNKLGVKINAYYYCPYHPEGIINEYRKISLLRKPNPGMILKATEDFRIDLKNSIMIGDNAKVDKIKLFGLKSYIINNS, from the coding sequence ATGATTTCTCAGATTGTTATCCTTACGGGAGGACTTGGTACAAGACTTAGAAGTGCTGTAAAAGATATTCCAAAACCCATGGCTCCCATTTGCGGGAAACCTTTTTTGGAATATTTGGTATCTTTGTTAAAAGAAAACGGGTTTAAAAGGTTTCTTTTTTTGACAGGTTACAAAAGCGAAGTAATTAAGAATTACTTTCATAATGGAAAAAAATTTGGAGTAAAAATAGATTATGTTAGAGAAGAGAAACTTTTAGGAACTGCCGGAGCAATATTTAATGCATGGGAAAAATTAGATGATGAATTTATTTTAATTAATGGAGATACATTTTTTGATATTCAATATGAGATCTTGTTGGATTTCTTGTATTTTAGAAATGTTGAATCTTTGATTGTTCTTAAATATTCGAATAATGTTTCAAGATATGGATTTGTAGAAATAAATGACGATTATAAAGTAGTTAAATTTATAGAGAAAGGGAAATTACCAGAAAATTATATAGATGGTTATATTAATGGGGGTATATATTATTTCAGGAAAAAAGCCTTAAAAAAATATTATAATGATTATAAAGGTAAAAATGTTTCATTAGAGAATGCCATATTTCCTTTTTTGGTAAAGGATAGAAAACTTTATGGATTACCTATGGGGGGGGAATTTGTTGATATAGGTATTCCTAAGGATTATCGAAATGCTCAAAAGTTAATACCGGAGATATTAAGAGAAGAAAGAAAGCCAGCTTTGTTTATTGATAGAGATGGTACCATTATTGAAGATGATGGTTATATATATGGAACTAATTTGGTTTTCAAGAAAGAAGCTATTGAATTGATGAAAAAAGCCGAGAATGAGGGAAAGTTAATTATAATCGTTACAAATCAAGCTGGTGTAGCAAAGGGAAAATTTACTGAAAAAGATTCAATTATGACTACAGAGTATATAATAGAATATTTGAATAAATTAGGTGTTAAAATTAATGCTTATTATTATTGTCCATATCATCCTGAAGGAATAATTAATGAATATAGAAAAATTTCCTTGTTAAGAAAACCGAACCCAGGTATGATATTGAAAGCAACTGAAGATTTTAGAATAGATTTGAAAAATTCGATTATGATAGGAGATAATGCAAAAGTTGACAAGATAAAGCTTTTTGGTTTGAAAAGTTATATTATTAATAATTCATAA
- a CDS encoding sugar transferase — MFSPFMLITAIAIYLEDGRPIVFKQLRVGKNNKHFTLIKFRSMKKQKKDKAKFADQEQDRILKIGRIIRPLRIDESLQFINILKGDMSIVGPRPEQIPFARQFEKEIAFYSQRHHVKPSLTGWAQIMYKYASNTEEIKKKLSYDLWYVKNRNILLDLKIILQTIEAVFWKRGAK, encoded by the coding sequence ATATTTTCACCTTTCATGCTAATAACAGCAATTGCAATATACTTAGAAGATGGAAGACCAATTGTTTTTAAGCAGTTGAGGGTTGGGAAAAACAACAAACACTTTACACTTATAAAATTTCGAAGCATGAAAAAACAAAAAAAAGATAAAGCAAAATTTGCAGATCAAGAACAGGATAGAATATTAAAAATTGGCAGGATAATCAGACCGCTTAGAATAGACGAATCATTGCAATTTATAAACATCTTAAAAGGTGATATGAGCATCGTTGGACCAAGGCCAGAGCAAATACCCTTTGCCAGACAATTTGAAAAAGAAATAGCATTTTATTCACAAAGACACCATGTAAAACCAAGTCTTACCGGCTGGGCACAAATAATGTATAAATACGCATCCAATACAGAAGAGATAAAAAAGAAATTAAGCTATGATCTATGGTATGTAAAAAACAGAAACATCCTTCTGGATTTAAAAATAATACTTCAAACAATAGAAGCTGTATTCTGGAAGAGGGGAGCGAAGTGA
- a CDS encoding IS256 family transposase codes for MGIDKEMYEKAKEYAINKMIEKYCKNSDEQTKIALKEFCEAFLESFMLGERDIFLQNHVQDKGNGFYTRTVNSAGISYSLNIPRTRSGQFRSSILPERWKRNTTEYTQFVMALVLNGYSPTQIMDVLETLKLPYTKEELTKIREQLMERLKDFKTRQLPTSAFALVVDAYRCQVKKDGRVRDASVYIVLGIDMEGKKDIYGFYVHFGPENKFDWMRVFDDLVSRGLKRVMVLVSDNFPGMNDAVKLAYPEADHQLCWVHLKRNVNKHMNKEDAKQFKKELKQIKVQPDYDTGLEQLKKLCESYKEKYPIFMKKLLNDAEKYVVFLKYPDEVRSYIYTTNAAESFNSMLEKERHRKGEYFQSVEVLELNVFLIRERLKEKNWKNSIPKIKGVEYELLQLFNLRYANQTQFF; via the coding sequence ATGGGAATTGATAAAGAGATGTACGAGAAAGCCAAGGAGTATGCAATAAACAAAATGATAGAAAAGTACTGTAAAAATAGTGACGAACAGACAAAAATAGCGCTCAAAGAGTTCTGTGAAGCGTTTCTTGAATCATTCATGCTGGGTGAAAGGGATATCTTTCTTCAGAATCATGTGCAAGACAAAGGCAACGGATTTTACACACGGACAGTTAATTCTGCGGGGATATCGTACAGTCTCAACATTCCACGAACAAGAAGCGGGCAATTCAGGTCTTCTATTCTTCCAGAACGCTGGAAACGGAACACAACTGAATACACACAATTTGTCATGGCATTAGTTTTGAATGGTTATTCTCCCACACAAATCATGGATGTACTTGAAACACTAAAACTTCCGTACACAAAGGAAGAACTGACAAAGATTCGGGAACAACTTATGGAGAGGTTAAAGGATTTCAAGACGAGACAACTTCCAACATCAGCATTTGCATTGGTGGTGGATGCATACAGATGTCAGGTAAAGAAAGATGGAAGGGTAAGAGATGCGAGTGTATATATTGTACTTGGAATAGACATGGAAGGAAAAAAAGATATATACGGATTTTACGTTCACTTTGGTCCTGAAAATAAATTCGACTGGATGCGTGTGTTTGATGATTTGGTGAGCAGGGGATTGAAAAGGGTAATGGTGTTGGTGAGTGACAACTTTCCAGGTATGAATGACGCGGTGAAACTTGCATATCCAGAAGCTGATCATCAGCTGTGCTGGGTACATCTGAAAAGAAACGTGAACAAGCATATGAACAAAGAAGATGCCAAACAGTTTAAAAAAGAACTGAAACAAATAAAGGTTCAACCCGATTACGACACAGGGCTTGAACAGCTTAAAAAGCTGTGTGAAAGCTACAAAGAAAAATACCCGATCTTCATGAAAAAACTGTTGAATGATGCAGAAAAGTATGTGGTGTTTTTGAAATATCCCGATGAGGTGAGAAGTTACATATACACAACAAACGCAGCGGAAAGTTTCAACAGTATGTTGGAAAAAGAAAGACACAGGAAAGGAGAATACTTCCAATCGGTGGAGGTGTTAGAATTGAATGTGTTTTTAATACGGGAGAGATTAAAAGAAAAAAATTGGAAAAATTCTATACCCAAAATCAAAGGTGTGGAGTACGAGCTTTTGCAACTTTTCAATCTCAGGTACGCTAACCAGACACAATTTTTTTGA